A portion of the Pseudoalteromonas luteoviolacea genome contains these proteins:
- a CDS encoding DNA translocase FtsK, whose amino-acid sequence MRLNGVQRLLETGLIVSTAAAIFTLCALISFDPADPAWTQAGEYVKVNNITGAAGAWVADILLVTFGWLAFLVPAAMQLFGYLIFKKPHKILQLDYTTLGLRIIGATLFIASSSAISSINFDDIYTFSSGGIVGHVVASAMMPAFNFTGTSILLLCFFFAGITLLTGVSWVEAVDYLGAKVVQLVKFLFKKITAKESPSAAQTLAEDTTEILEVEPQLHNAAEDNIKVERAQKEPDVVSPEVNIPENQEAEQPLKLKDKLFSVVGRKEAKPQEQPKVIEPVFEQKQEFDDAVSADVFDELDHILEQEINFSAIDDESLDTVAALNALDDAAIKEEPVTKVVSPARPIKKHPQEAQQKPAYQPPPSAKEQFEALLEAQPPQDPLPSLDLLDRPDKAKNPITKEELDSVSRLVEVKLLDFNIQAAVVGVYPGPVVTRFELDLAPGIKVAKITGLAKDLARSLSAVSVRVVEVIPGKTYVGLELPNKNREIVRLSEVINAPKFEQNASPLTMVLGKDIAGEPVVADLAKMPHLLVAGTTGSGKSVGVNVMILSLLYKSPPEDVRMIMIDPKMLELSVYEGIPHLLCEVVTDMKEAANALRWCVGEMERRYKLMSALGVRNLKGYNQKVTEAKEAGHPILDPLFKDTDGMADGPEELDKLPSIVVVIDEFADMMMIVGKKVEELIARIAQKARAAGIHLVLATQRPSVDVITGLIKANIPTRMAFQVSSKIDSRTILDQQGAENLLGMGDMLYLPPGTSVPIRVHGAFVDDHEVHAVVNDWKARGKPNYVEDILCGEATEEILLPGEQPEGADDESDPLYDEAVGFVIETGKVSVSSVQRKLRVGYNRAARLVEQMEMSGVVSAPGHNGAREVLVPKGGAN is encoded by the coding sequence ATGCGCTTAAATGGTGTTCAGCGCCTACTAGAAACGGGACTTATTGTCAGCACGGCTGCGGCAATTTTTACTCTCTGTGCCTTAATTTCCTTTGATCCTGCCGATCCGGCATGGACACAGGCTGGTGAGTACGTCAAAGTGAATAATATAACCGGCGCTGCAGGGGCGTGGGTTGCTGATATATTGCTGGTCACGTTTGGATGGTTGGCATTTTTGGTGCCGGCTGCCATGCAGCTATTTGGCTACTTAATATTTAAGAAGCCACACAAAATATTACAGCTAGATTACACAACCCTAGGATTGAGAATTATCGGGGCAACGCTGTTTATTGCTTCTTCTAGTGCGATAAGCAGTATCAATTTTGACGATATTTATACCTTTTCCTCTGGTGGTATTGTTGGGCATGTCGTCGCAAGCGCTATGATGCCGGCGTTTAATTTTACCGGTACCTCTATTTTACTTCTATGTTTTTTCTTTGCGGGCATTACCTTATTAACAGGTGTCTCTTGGGTCGAGGCAGTTGATTATTTAGGTGCAAAAGTGGTTCAACTTGTTAAGTTTTTATTCAAAAAGATTACGGCTAAAGAGTCACCATCTGCAGCGCAAACTCTTGCAGAAGATACAACGGAAATACTAGAGGTCGAGCCTCAATTGCATAATGCAGCTGAAGATAACATTAAAGTTGAGCGCGCTCAAAAAGAGCCTGATGTAGTGAGTCCAGAAGTTAACATTCCTGAAAACCAAGAGGCGGAGCAACCATTAAAGCTTAAAGATAAATTATTTTCCGTGGTTGGCCGTAAAGAAGCAAAACCTCAAGAACAACCCAAAGTTATAGAGCCTGTATTTGAACAAAAGCAGGAGTTTGATGATGCAGTTTCGGCAGATGTTTTTGATGAGCTAGACCATATCCTCGAGCAAGAAATTAATTTCTCAGCTATTGACGATGAATCTCTTGATACGGTGGCAGCACTAAATGCTTTAGATGATGCAGCGATAAAAGAGGAGCCAGTTACTAAGGTGGTATCGCCTGCAAGGCCAATTAAGAAGCATCCGCAAGAGGCGCAGCAGAAGCCTGCATATCAGCCACCGCCATCAGCTAAAGAGCAGTTTGAAGCGTTGCTTGAAGCTCAGCCGCCTCAAGATCCGCTACCGTCTCTTGACCTATTAGATAGACCTGATAAAGCGAAGAACCCTATCACTAAAGAAGAGTTAGATTCGGTTTCTCGCCTTGTTGAAGTTAAGTTATTGGACTTTAACATTCAAGCTGCAGTTGTGGGTGTTTACCCAGGTCCAGTCGTTACGCGTTTTGAGCTTGACCTTGCGCCTGGTATTAAAGTGGCCAAAATTACTGGCCTTGCGAAAGATTTGGCTCGTTCACTGTCAGCCGTTAGCGTGCGTGTTGTTGAAGTGATCCCTGGTAAAACTTATGTCGGATTAGAATTACCTAATAAAAATCGTGAAATCGTGAGGCTTTCAGAGGTCATTAACGCACCTAAGTTTGAACAAAATGCTTCGCCACTAACCATGGTTTTAGGTAAAGACATCGCAGGCGAGCCAGTTGTGGCTGATCTTGCAAAAATGCCCCATTTACTTGTCGCAGGTACTACTGGTTCGGGTAAGTCAGTTGGCGTTAATGTTATGATATTAAGCTTACTCTATAAGTCACCGCCAGAAGACGTTCGTATGATCATGATAGACCCTAAAATGTTGGAGCTATCGGTCTATGAAGGTATTCCACACTTGCTGTGTGAAGTTGTGACAGATATGAAAGAAGCCGCTAATGCGCTTAGATGGTGCGTTGGTGAAATGGAACGTCGTTACAAACTAATGTCTGCTCTAGGTGTCAGGAATTTAAAGGGCTACAACCAAAAAGTGACCGAAGCCAAAGAAGCAGGGCATCCGATTTTAGATCCATTATTTAAAGATACGGATGGGATGGCCGATGGACCTGAGGAGCTAGATAAACTTCCGAGTATTGTGGTCGTCATCGATGAATTTGCTGACATGATGATGATTGTTGGTAAAAAAGTGGAAGAGCTCATTGCGCGAATCGCCCAAAAAGCTCGTGCAGCGGGGATACACCTTGTATTAGCGACACAAAGGCCATCAGTTGATGTTATCACAGGTCTGATTAAGGCAAATATTCCGACGCGAATGGCGTTCCAAGTTTCAAGTAAAATTGACTCTCGTACCATACTAGATCAGCAAGGTGCAGAGAACCTATTAGGTATGGGTGACATGCTTTATTTACCCCCTGGCACGAGTGTACCGATCCGTGTTCATGGTGCGTTTGTAGATGATCATGAAGTACATGCCGTTGTGAATGATTGGAAAGCACGTGGTAAGCCAAACTACGTTGAAGATATCCTATGTGGTGAAGCGACCGAAGAAATTTTATTACCTGGGGAGCAGCCTGAAGGTGCTGATGATGAATCTGATCCGCTATATGATGAAGCCGTCGGATTTGTGATTGAGACTGGTAAGGTATCTGTTTCAAGCGTACAACGTAAATTAAGGGTGGGTTACAACCGCGCAGCACGCTTAGTTGAACAGATGGAGATGTCCGGGGTAGTTAGCGCACCAGGTCATAATGGTGCCAGAGAAGTATTAGTACCGAAAGGTGGAGCAAATTAA
- a CDS encoding PilZ domain-containing protein has product MQTNLKENFEQYFQIDEANQINLFPVDENMVPKNQAQLEAAIPPLFRLANEINELDLNALRPLRNLGDVASDLAAYLQAQSRKIDLIMSHILANEQPEDETSYCDSYGGGGIKVTADEQFQIGQNFRTKIFLQYEASAIFCYSQVIEISKQDDDALQYTLAFTQIRDTDQELLVRASLHAQTRQLKKRQSDTESDQNS; this is encoded by the coding sequence ATGCAAACGAATTTAAAAGAAAACTTTGAACAATATTTTCAGATAGACGAAGCAAACCAAATCAATCTATTCCCTGTTGATGAAAACATGGTGCCTAAAAACCAAGCCCAACTTGAAGCGGCAATTCCTCCACTATTTAGGCTGGCCAACGAAATTAATGAACTAGATTTAAACGCACTGAGACCTCTACGGAACCTTGGCGACGTTGCATCTGATTTGGCGGCTTACTTACAAGCTCAATCACGAAAAATAGACCTCATCATGAGCCATATTCTGGCCAATGAGCAACCAGAGGATGAAACCAGCTATTGTGACAGCTATGGCGGTGGTGGGATAAAAGTCACAGCAGACGAGCAGTTTCAAATCGGACAAAACTTTAGAACCAAAATATTTTTGCAATATGAAGCCAGTGCCATTTTTTGCTATAGCCAAGTGATTGAGATTTCAAAACAAGATGATGATGCGCTTCAATATACCCTCGCTTTCACTCAAATTAGAGACACAGATCAAGAGCTATTAGTTCGAGCCAGCTTACATGCACAAACAAGGCAATTAAAAAAACGTCAATCAGACACCGAAAGTGATCAAAATAGCTGA
- the ald gene encoding alanine dehydrogenase, producing MIIGVPKEIKNHEYRVGMVPASVRELINHGHQVIVETNAGIGIGFTDEDYIQAGAEILPTAADVFAKAEMIVKVKEPQAVERAMLREDQILFTYLHLAPDLPQTEDLIKSGAICIAYETVTDSRGGLPLLAPMSEVAGRMSIQAGAQALEKSNLGRGMLLGGVPGVEPAKVVVIGGGMVGRNAAQMAVGMGADVTILDRNIDVLRSLNAQFGSQAKVIYSTVDALEKHVVEADLVIGGVLIPGAAAPKLVTEAHIKAMKPGAAIVDVAIDQGGCIATSKATTHAEPTYIVDDVVHYCVANMPGAVPRTSTFALNNATLPYIIKLANLGYKEALLSDEHFLNGLNVLKGQVTCKEVAEGFNMEFFEPRSAVENA from the coding sequence ATGATTATTGGTGTACCTAAAGAGATTAAAAACCACGAGTACCGTGTTGGTATGGTTCCAGCAAGTGTTCGTGAACTAATTAACCACGGCCACCAGGTTATTGTTGAAACAAATGCAGGTATCGGCATTGGTTTCACTGACGAAGATTATATCCAAGCGGGTGCTGAAATTTTACCGACAGCTGCAGACGTTTTTGCTAAAGCTGAAATGATTGTTAAGGTAAAAGAACCGCAAGCTGTTGAGCGTGCAATGTTACGTGAAGACCAAATCCTGTTCACTTACCTTCACCTAGCACCAGATCTTCCACAAACTGAAGATCTAATTAAGAGCGGCGCAATCTGTATTGCATACGAAACTGTAACTGACTCACGTGGTGGTCTTCCACTTCTAGCACCTATGTCAGAAGTTGCTGGTCGTATGTCTATCCAAGCTGGTGCTCAGGCGCTTGAAAAGTCAAACCTAGGACGCGGCATGCTACTTGGCGGCGTACCTGGTGTTGAGCCAGCTAAAGTTGTTGTTATCGGTGGCGGTATGGTTGGTCGTAACGCTGCTCAAATGGCTGTTGGTATGGGTGCAGACGTTACTATCCTTGACCGTAACATCGACGTACTACGTAGCCTTAACGCACAGTTCGGTAGCCAAGCAAAAGTGATTTACTCAACAGTTGATGCTCTAGAGAAGCACGTTGTTGAAGCTGACCTTGTGATCGGTGGTGTACTAATCCCAGGTGCTGCTGCTCCTAAGCTAGTAACTGAAGCACACATCAAAGCGATGAAGCCTGGTGCTGCAATCGTTGACGTTGCAATCGACCAAGGTGGTTGTATCGCTACTTCTAAAGCGACTACACATGCAGAGCCAACTTACATCGTTGATGACGTTGTTCACTACTGTGTTGCTAACATGCCAGGTGCTGTTCCTCGTACTTCTACGTTTGCACTTAACAACGCAACTCTGCCGTACATCATCAAGCTTGCGAACTTAGGCTACAAAGAAGCGCTTCTTTCTGATGAGCACTTCCTAAATGGTCTTAACGTTCTTAAGGGCCAAGTGACTTGTAAAGAAGTCGCCGAAGGTTTCAATATGGAATTTTTTGAGCCACGTTCAGCTGTTGAAAACGCATAA
- a CDS encoding methyl-accepting chemotaxis protein codes for MKFKYKVVAVSASVLVLALFLLSVKQYFLLKENLEQQVTHSMEEVIQGISNTVTAQMQGAMNLAALATGLVSQVDDLESARPMISQPKLTSEFLLIGYGIESTGQYVASDPNWNPGSTWDPRVRPWYKDAKAAKNLVVTDPYADAVSGEIVVSIGAPVFKGSQFHGAIFYDVSLAKLGNMINSFNLFDAGFSFMVSSNGSTISHPDVALNGQPARNFLGNTVVRESSQEIEIDGVTYLVMFKAVEGYDWYVGVALEKQKVFSAMETLTYNATIVSIIAVIASFLALSYVINILLKPLEAINTAMSNIARGNADLTVRLQASSEPEFSDLAENFNLFTSRLQNIIAEIQTLGHEVLDDAKQTSAGANHATQAIQRQLEALNELVNSTANMSNTEQQVASTAQLAADAIKTTDGLAKDGESIVVQSTSSISELSSQIERAVEVVNELEVSSSGIEQILSVINGIAEQTNLLALNAAIEAARAGESGRGFAVVADEVRTLAQRTQEATTEIKSMIDQLQSGAENAVGVMKQSQTIVEKTVVKAEETKDALHAIRESINNIVELNVNIAGMLEEQKTVVEAVDHNASEIRNLSNTVVDEAKVVDHTMKSQVDKIAKQEDMLEQFKV; via the coding sequence GTGAAGTTTAAATATAAAGTAGTCGCCGTTTCTGCTAGCGTTTTAGTACTTGCCTTATTCTTATTGTCAGTCAAGCAATACTTCCTACTTAAAGAAAACTTAGAACAACAAGTCACGCATAGTATGGAAGAAGTTATCCAGGGGATCAGCAATACTGTCACTGCACAAATGCAAGGAGCAATGAACCTCGCAGCTCTTGCTACCGGGTTAGTTTCACAAGTAGATGACCTCGAAAGTGCCAGGCCGATGATCTCTCAGCCAAAACTCACTTCTGAGTTTTTACTTATAGGGTATGGCATAGAAAGTACTGGGCAATATGTGGCGAGTGATCCAAACTGGAATCCAGGGTCAACTTGGGACCCAAGGGTAAGACCTTGGTATAAAGACGCAAAAGCCGCTAAAAACTTGGTTGTTACTGATCCTTATGCTGACGCCGTGAGTGGTGAAATTGTTGTTTCAATTGGTGCGCCCGTTTTCAAAGGCAGTCAGTTCCACGGTGCCATTTTTTATGATGTAAGCCTAGCTAAGCTTGGCAATATGATTAACTCTTTTAATCTCTTTGATGCTGGTTTCTCATTTATGGTGAGTTCAAATGGAAGTACTATATCTCACCCAGATGTAGCGCTAAATGGACAACCTGCACGTAACTTTTTAGGTAATACAGTTGTTAGGGAGTCCTCTCAGGAAATTGAGATTGACGGTGTCACCTATCTTGTCATGTTTAAAGCTGTTGAAGGATATGATTGGTATGTCGGTGTTGCACTTGAAAAACAAAAAGTGTTTTCCGCGATGGAAACTCTGACTTACAACGCAACGATCGTCTCTATCATCGCCGTTATTGCAAGCTTTCTAGCCTTATCTTACGTCATTAATATTTTATTAAAGCCACTAGAAGCTATTAACACTGCAATGTCTAATATCGCCAGAGGTAACGCCGACCTCACGGTTCGATTGCAAGCTTCAAGTGAGCCCGAATTTTCTGATTTAGCTGAGAACTTCAATTTATTTACCTCTAGACTGCAAAACATCATTGCCGAAATCCAAACTTTAGGACACGAAGTACTCGACGATGCAAAGCAAACATCTGCTGGTGCTAACCATGCAACTCAAGCAATACAAAGACAGCTTGAAGCGCTGAATGAACTGGTCAACTCTACTGCTAATATGTCCAATACGGAGCAACAAGTTGCAAGTACTGCACAACTTGCTGCTGACGCAATTAAAACTACAGATGGTTTGGCAAAAGATGGTGAGAGCATTGTAGTGCAATCAACTAGCTCCATCAGTGAGCTTTCATCGCAAATTGAACGTGCTGTAGAGGTGGTCAATGAACTAGAAGTATCTTCGTCTGGTATTGAGCAAATTCTCTCCGTAATTAACGGTATTGCGGAGCAAACCAACCTGCTGGCACTCAATGCGGCTATTGAGGCTGCAAGAGCTGGTGAGTCTGGTAGAGGTTTCGCAGTGGTGGCAGATGAAGTGAGAACATTAGCCCAGCGTACTCAAGAAGCCACAACAGAAATTAAATCGATGATCGATCAACTTCAATCTGGCGCCGAAAATGCCGTAGGTGTTATGAAGCAAAGCCAAACTATTGTTGAGAAAACGGTTGTCAAAGCAGAAGAGACAAAGGATGCCTTGCACGCAATACGAGAGTCAATTAACAACATTGTTGAGCTAAATGTAAATATTGCCGGCATGCTGGAAGAACAAAAAACAGTGGTGGAAGCGGTCGATCACAACGCCTCTGAAATACGTAACCTCTCTAATACCGTTGTTGATGAAGCAAAAGTAGTGGATCACACCATGAAGTCTCAAGTTGATAAAATCGCAAAACAAGAGGACATGTTGGAGCAATTTAAAGTATAA
- the lrp gene encoding leucine-responsive transcriptional regulator Lrp: MHTQLDRTDRKILVELQKDGRISNVELAKRIGLSATPCLERVKKLEREGFIKGYKAVVDPVKLGQGLLVFVEVTINKNSPDVFELFNEAVKQHDEIIECHLVSGNFDFLLKTRVTDMSEYRGVLGEILLKLPNINESRTYVVMEEVKGEEGEIIKPCAP; the protein is encoded by the coding sequence ATGCATACTCAGCTAGATAGAACTGATAGAAAAATTTTAGTCGAATTACAAAAAGACGGAAGAATTTCTAATGTTGAATTAGCCAAGCGAATTGGCTTGAGTGCAACACCTTGTCTGGAAAGGGTAAAAAAACTTGAGCGAGAAGGGTTCATAAAAGGGTATAAAGCAGTGGTTGACCCAGTCAAGCTTGGTCAGGGGCTGCTGGTATTTGTTGAAGTGACTATAAATAAAAACTCGCCAGATGTATTTGAGCTTTTCAATGAAGCAGTAAAACAGCACGATGAAATCATTGAATGCCACCTAGTATCTGGAAATTTCGATTTTTTATTAAAAACACGTGTAACTGACATGTCCGAGTACCGAGGCGTTTTAGGAGAAATCTTACTTAAATTACCGAATATCAATGAAAGTCGTACCTATGTAGTCATGGAGGAGGTGAAAGGGGAGGAGGGTGAGATTATAAAACCTTGTGCACCTTAA
- a CDS encoding HDOD domain-containing protein, which produces MAISLTQQEKQILRSISIPPRPEALVQFSQETKSPEPNINKITQILQSDVAISAAILQVVNSAAFRRSKEIESLEQAIMILGLKRLIPLVKAVAVKATVETPPALDNFWQDQSDIAQLCSTLCLKLNKPGLSNHAYMLGLFHTVGIPLLCVHFDDYTEVIDVAKTDGWSKATEFEFGKYSTSHATIGALLAQQWKLPKPMINVIYYQHDANGIFSSGELDGIALELLSILKLARHGNFLFKNTTTIENDHEWQAISDEVLDFINISEEELDELYSALEST; this is translated from the coding sequence ATGGCCATATCTTTAACCCAACAAGAAAAACAGATCCTCAGGTCTATATCCATCCCGCCAAGACCCGAAGCGCTTGTTCAGTTTTCACAAGAAACAAAATCTCCTGAACCAAACATCAACAAAATAACACAAATTTTACAAAGCGACGTTGCCATCAGCGCAGCAATACTTCAAGTCGTCAACTCAGCGGCTTTTCGCCGCAGCAAAGAAATTGAATCACTTGAACAAGCCATTATGATCCTTGGCCTAAAGCGTTTAATACCACTAGTTAAAGCGGTTGCAGTTAAAGCAACCGTTGAAACACCGCCCGCTTTAGATAACTTTTGGCAAGATCAAAGTGATATTGCTCAGCTTTGTTCTACGCTGTGCCTCAAATTGAACAAACCTGGCCTATCTAACCACGCATACATGCTTGGATTATTCCATACAGTTGGGATCCCTCTATTATGTGTACATTTTGACGATTACACAGAGGTAATAGACGTTGCGAAAACCGATGGCTGGAGCAAAGCCACTGAGTTTGAATTTGGTAAATACAGTACTAGCCACGCAACCATAGGCGCACTCCTTGCGCAGCAATGGAAGCTCCCAAAACCCATGATCAACGTCATCTACTATCAACATGATGCCAATGGCATATTTAGCTCAGGCGAATTAGATGGTATCGCACTAGAGTTACTTTCTATTTTGAAACTCGCTCGCCATGGTAATTTCTTATTTAAAAACACAACAACTATAGAAAACGACCATGAATGGCAAGCCATCAGTGATGAAGTATTAGATTTTATCAATATATCTGAAGAAGAGTTGGACGAATTATATAGTGCTTTAGAGTCAACTTAG
- a CDS encoding carbon-nitrogen hydrolase, translating into MSNNNLKVALIQHANSDNLESNFEKSISGIKNAAAQGAKLVVLQELHRSLYFCQTEDTDLFDLAETIPGPSTDAFCALAKELNVVIVASLFEKRATGLYHNTAVVIESDGTIAGKYRKMHIPDDPGFYEKFYFTPGDLGFEPIQTSVGKLGVLVCWDQWFPEGARLMAMAGAELLIYPTAIGWDPRDDKDEQIRQRDAWMIAQRAHAVSNGVPVISVNRVGHESDPSAQSEGILFWGNSFVAGPQGELLVHGTEDQEEVLVVDIDQDRSESVRRIWPYLRDRRIDHYQDLCKIYRD; encoded by the coding sequence ATGAGCAACAATAATTTGAAAGTCGCGTTAATCCAACACGCTAATAGCGACAACCTAGAAAGTAACTTTGAAAAGTCCATTTCAGGCATTAAAAATGCGGCAGCACAAGGTGCAAAATTGGTTGTATTACAAGAGCTTCACCGTAGCCTATATTTCTGTCAAACTGAAGACACGGATTTATTCGACTTAGCTGAAACCATACCGGGACCAAGTACGGACGCATTTTGTGCACTTGCGAAAGAACTCAACGTTGTTATTGTTGCCTCGCTTTTTGAAAAACGAGCGACGGGCTTATATCACAATACCGCAGTGGTCATTGAGTCGGATGGCACCATTGCCGGAAAGTATCGTAAGATGCATATCCCTGACGATCCGGGCTTCTATGAAAAATTTTACTTTACCCCGGGTGATTTAGGTTTTGAACCAATCCAAACGTCAGTGGGCAAACTAGGCGTGTTAGTTTGTTGGGATCAATGGTTCCCTGAAGGCGCAAGATTAATGGCCATGGCAGGTGCTGAGTTGCTTATCTACCCAACGGCGATTGGCTGGGACCCGCGTGATGATAAAGATGAACAGATTCGTCAACGTGATGCATGGATGATTGCACAGCGCGCACATGCTGTTTCTAATGGCGTGCCTGTTATCAGTGTTAACCGAGTTGGCCACGAATCTGATCCAAGTGCGCAAAGCGAAGGTATCTTGTTCTGGGGCAATTCTTTTGTCGCCGGTCCTCAGGGTGAACTGCTTGTTCATGGTACTGAAGATCAAGAAGAAGTGCTTGTCGTCGATATTGATCAAGACCGCAGTGAGTCGGTTCGCCGTATTTGGCCATATTTACGTGATAGACGTATAGATCATTATCAAGACCTATGTAAAATATACAGAGATTAA
- a CDS encoding agmatine deiminase family protein produces the protein MSFTLLPEWSPQDAVMVTWPHKNTDWADILEQVEPVYIALCQQISQVQKLVIVAHDEALKNHITTLLIDACVDMQQIVFVDAPCNDTWARDHGPLTTADTSGELSIKDFIFNGWGNKYESDLDTQINAALCHQIADKRNQVQQVNLVLEGGGIEINEHKVLLTTSECLLNPNRNPHLNKQQVEAELTKALGATSFLWVDHGYLAGDDTDSHIDTLVRFAPNNTLVYVQCDDEQDEHYQALNAMESQLKKFVTPSGEPYNLVPLPWPSAKYNDENERLPATYANYLIINDTVLLPIYGDEKDALALTQLQKAHPERTIIGIDCLPIIHQFGSLHCITMQLPQGFLSRNPNEQQ, from the coding sequence ATGAGTTTTACGTTATTACCTGAATGGTCACCGCAAGATGCGGTGATGGTCACATGGCCGCACAAAAATACTGACTGGGCTGATATTCTTGAGCAAGTTGAGCCTGTATATATCGCCCTATGTCAGCAAATATCACAAGTTCAAAAATTGGTTATCGTTGCCCACGACGAAGCGCTTAAAAACCATATTACCACCCTACTGATTGATGCCTGCGTAGATATGCAACAAATCGTATTTGTTGATGCGCCTTGCAACGATACTTGGGCACGTGATCATGGTCCACTGACAACAGCGGATACAAGCGGTGAACTCAGCATTAAAGACTTCATCTTTAACGGCTGGGGAAACAAATACGAAAGCGATTTAGACACCCAGATCAATGCCGCTTTGTGTCATCAAATTGCAGACAAACGTAACCAAGTTCAACAAGTCAACTTGGTTTTAGAAGGTGGCGGTATCGAGATTAACGAGCACAAAGTTTTGTTAACCACATCAGAGTGCTTACTGAATCCAAATCGAAACCCACACCTGAACAAGCAACAAGTTGAAGCTGAGCTTACTAAAGCACTTGGCGCAACATCATTTTTGTGGGTTGACCATGGCTACCTTGCCGGTGACGACACGGACAGCCACATTGATACGTTAGTCAGATTTGCACCAAATAATACCCTTGTGTATGTGCAATGTGACGATGAACAAGACGAACATTATCAGGCACTCAATGCGATGGAGTCTCAACTCAAAAAGTTTGTCACTCCTTCAGGTGAACCATATAACTTAGTACCTTTGCCGTGGCCAAGTGCTAAATACAATGATGAGAATGAACGTTTACCTGCAACCTATGCGAATTATCTGATCATTAACGATACTGTGTTGCTCCCTATTTATGGGGATGAAAAAGACGCACTCGCACTGACTCAACTGCAAAAGGCACATCCTGAAAGAACCATTATTGGCATTGATTGCCTACCAATTATTCATCAATTTGGCAGCTTGCACTGTATCACAATGCAACTACCTCAAGGCTTTTTAAGTAGGAACCCAAATGAGCAACAATAA
- the lolA gene encoding outer membrane lipoprotein chaperone LolA, whose translation MKFKTIALVLGLSCGLMSQSFAGDAESLKAKLKSLNTFKANFTQQVKDEEGTLLQDGTGNIALKYPSKIRWQQLEPDETLLVSDGDKTFYFDSFAEQVTVMNTAGLIDTTPFVLLTTQDKSQWAKYDVSKTTVGYRVSPKPDVESQVEQLDIVFESAGLAIDSLSIKDASGQISTFKFADAKTNLEMDDKSFTFKIPHGVVIDDQTTGE comes from the coding sequence ATGAAGTTTAAAACCATAGCCTTAGTACTAGGTTTAAGTTGTGGCCTTATGTCACAAAGTTTTGCTGGGGATGCAGAGTCTCTTAAGGCAAAGCTAAAGTCTCTAAATACATTTAAAGCAAATTTCACGCAACAAGTGAAGGATGAAGAAGGTACATTATTACAAGATGGGACTGGCAATATTGCGCTAAAGTACCCTTCAAAAATTCGTTGGCAGCAGTTAGAACCTGATGAAACGTTGTTAGTGTCTGATGGTGATAAGACCTTTTATTTCGATAGTTTTGCTGAACAAGTAACTGTTATGAATACAGCCGGCTTGATAGACACCACTCCATTTGTGTTGTTGACGACACAAGATAAGTCTCAGTGGGCAAAATATGATGTCAGTAAAACAACGGTTGGCTATCGTGTATCGCCAAAGCCTGACGTCGAATCACAAGTTGAGCAGTTAGATATTGTGTTTGAAAGCGCAGGACTTGCCATTGATTCGCTCAGCATCAAAGATGCTTCAGGCCAGATCTCAACATTTAAATTTGCCGATGCAAAAACGAATCTAGAAATGGACGATAAGTCCTTTACCTTCAAAATTCCGCATGGAGTGGTCATAGACGACCAGACAACTGGTGAGTAA